One Photobacterium sp. TY1-4 genomic window carries:
- a CDS encoding YaeQ family protein, with protein sequence MALKATIYKAQLNVADLDRHVYLDQSHTLACHPSETIQRLMLRLLAWGLNADESLLFTKGLSDTDEPDLWRRNLMDEVELWIELGLPDEKRIRRASHRSQQVIIYTYGDQAASVWWQQNKNKVAQFDNVSVVYITDATLAELEAMAERTMQLQLTIEGEQAWLNAAAGSAHIIPEWWRRSE encoded by the coding sequence ATGGCACTGAAAGCCACCATTTATAAAGCACAGTTGAATGTTGCGGATCTGGACCGTCATGTTTATCTCGACCAATCGCACACACTGGCCTGTCATCCATCAGAAACCATCCAGCGGCTGATGCTGCGCCTGCTGGCCTGGGGACTGAATGCTGATGAATCGTTGCTGTTCACCAAAGGACTGTCCGATACCGATGAGCCGGATCTCTGGCGCCGTAATTTGATGGATGAAGTCGAGTTATGGATTGAGCTCGGGCTACCGGACGAGAAACGGATCCGTCGTGCGTCACACCGGTCGCAGCAAGTGATCATTTATACCTATGGTGATCAGGCGGCTTCCGTGTGGTGGCAGCAAAACAAAAACAAGGTTGCGCAGTTCGACAATGTTTCGGTGGTGTATATCACAGATGCTACTTTGGCTGAACTAGAAGCGATGGCGGAGCGGACCATGCAACTGCAATTGACCATTGAAGGGGAGCAAGCTTGGCTCAATGCTGCAGCCGGGAGCGCACACATTATCCCTGAGTGGTGGCGTCGCAGCGAGTAA
- a CDS encoding YdcF family protein, with translation MTAQVHTQAQIVWDYHLLNHPLEKGDCLLVLCSNDIRVAEHAAQLFLEGLAPYMVFSGGVGRLTAGLFEHSEAEAFAQVAVDMGVPEHCILIEPQSTNTGENIQFSRALLEAKGLDPQRIIVVQKPFMERRSYATFMCHWPEKSVVVTSPPLSFDDYPNEQLSYCDVINVMVGDLQRLQRYPALGFAVAQEIPTHVWQAFQSLVALGFDEHLLEVEV, from the coding sequence ATGACTGCTCAAGTGCACACTCAAGCGCAGATTGTATGGGATTACCATTTACTCAACCACCCACTGGAAAAAGGCGACTGCCTGTTGGTGCTGTGCAGTAATGACATTCGCGTGGCCGAGCATGCCGCCCAGCTGTTTCTGGAGGGGCTCGCGCCCTACATGGTGTTCTCCGGTGGTGTCGGGCGATTAACCGCAGGTCTGTTCGAGCACTCGGAAGCAGAAGCGTTTGCTCAGGTTGCGGTGGACATGGGCGTGCCGGAGCATTGTATTCTGATTGAGCCCCAATCAACCAATACCGGCGAAAATATTCAGTTTTCCCGGGCATTGCTGGAAGCGAAAGGGCTGGATCCGCAGCGGATCATTGTGGTCCAGAAGCCGTTTATGGAACGCCGTAGCTACGCCACTTTCATGTGCCACTGGCCGGAAAAATCAGTCGTGGTGACATCGCCGCCGCTGAGCTTTGATGATTATCCGAATGAACAGCTTTCCTATTGTGATGTAATCAACGTCATGGTCGGCGATTTGCAGCGTCTTCAACGTTATCCGGCGCTGGGATTCGCGGTTGCGCAGGAGATCCCGACACATGTTTGGCAGGCTTTTCAGTCGCTGGTTGCGTTGGGCTTTGATGAGCACCTTCTTGAGGTTGAGGTTTAA
- a CDS encoding glutathione S-transferase family protein — translation MIELYTAATPNGHKISIALEEMGIEYRVHPLDLMAAEQKSPAFTAINPNGRIPAIIDTENDNFTVFESGAILLYLAEKTGQFLPTDPKQRSQVMQWLMFQMGGVGPMMGQANVFYRYFPEKIPAAIERYQHEGRRLFEVMDRQLAEHRYLAGEEYTIADIATWPWVRIHEWSGISIEGLAHLQRWLSELAARPACQKGIMVPPRKEQSDEARAKEIQKMVTR, via the coding sequence ATGATTGAACTCTATACGGCAGCGACGCCGAACGGCCACAAAATATCCATCGCGCTGGAAGAAATGGGCATAGAGTACCGGGTTCATCCGCTGGATTTAATGGCAGCGGAGCAGAAGTCTCCCGCATTTACAGCCATCAATCCCAACGGACGGATCCCGGCCATCATCGACACCGAGAACGACAATTTTACCGTGTTCGAGTCTGGTGCGATTTTGCTCTATCTGGCGGAAAAAACCGGCCAGTTTCTTCCGACTGATCCCAAACAGCGTTCTCAGGTCATGCAGTGGCTGATGTTTCAGATGGGGGGTGTCGGCCCCATGATGGGACAGGCCAATGTCTTTTATCGTTATTTTCCGGAAAAGATCCCCGCGGCGATTGAGCGTTACCAGCACGAAGGCCGGCGCTTGTTTGAAGTGATGGATCGCCAGTTGGCTGAACACCGCTACCTTGCCGGTGAGGAATATACCATTGCCGACATCGCCACCTGGCCATGGGTCCGCATTCATGAATGGAGTGGGATCAGCATCGAAGGGCTGGCACATCTGCAGCGCTGGCTCAGTGAGCTTGCGGCACGTCCGGCGTGCCAAAAAGGCATTATGGTGCCACCACGGAAGGAACAAAGCGACGAAGCGCGCGCCAAAGAAATCCAGAAGATGGTGACGCGCTAG
- a CDS encoding glutathione S-transferase family protein has product MKIYELALSPSARRVNVFLAEKEIEVERQHVDIRGGENLSDSFREKSLNGLIPVLELDDGTTICESVAICRYFDETFPAETSLFGDTPLEKAQVEMWHRVVELKGLLVAMQAFRNISGIYQDRENCVAAWGEESRQRLIGFLPTLEQRLSQSPYLAGEKFTIVDITAAILCSFMKNLNIELDDSQPHLLAWYQRVTSRPSFNR; this is encoded by the coding sequence ATGAAAATCTACGAACTTGCACTGTCGCCAAGCGCGCGTCGGGTCAACGTATTTCTGGCTGAAAAAGAGATTGAGGTCGAACGACAACATGTGGATATTCGCGGTGGGGAGAACCTGAGCGATTCATTTCGGGAAAAGAGCCTCAATGGCCTGATCCCTGTTCTGGAACTGGATGACGGCACCACCATCTGCGAGTCGGTCGCCATTTGCCGCTATTTCGATGAAACCTTCCCGGCAGAGACCTCCCTATTTGGCGATACACCGCTGGAAAAAGCTCAGGTTGAAATGTGGCATCGTGTGGTCGAGTTGAAAGGTCTGTTGGTCGCGATGCAAGCGTTTCGCAACATCAGCGGAATTTACCAGGATCGTGAAAACTGCGTCGCAGCCTGGGGAGAAGAGTCGCGCCAACGCTTGATCGGATTCCTGCCGACGCTGGAGCAGCGCCTGAGTCAAAGCCCTTATCTGGCCGGAGAAAAATTCACAATCGTCGACATCACCGCCGCGATCCTGTGCAGCTTCATGAAAAACCTGAATATCGAACTCGACGACAGCCAGCCGCATCTGCTTGCCTGGTACCAGCGCGTCACCAGCCGTCCATCCTTTAACCGCTAA
- a CDS encoding GIY-YIG nuclease family protein, with the protein MTENRQRQETTNAERNDAVRWSVYLIRTATNQLYCGVTTDVARRFREHQGSPKGAKYLRGKGPLHLAWAAPVGEKRTAMQLEYRIKRLTKAQKESIVNHTLTWQTLME; encoded by the coding sequence GTGACTGAAAACCGACAACGTCAAGAAACCACTAATGCTGAACGAAATGATGCGGTGCGCTGGTCTGTCTATTTGATCCGGACGGCAACCAATCAATTGTATTGCGGCGTGACCACAGATGTGGCACGACGATTCAGAGAGCATCAGGGCAGCCCGAAAGGGGCTAAGTACCTGCGGGGAAAAGGCCCGCTCCACCTTGCCTGGGCGGCGCCGGTTGGTGAAAAGCGAACGGCGATGCAACTGGAATATCGGATTAAACGACTCACCAAAGCCCAAAAAGAGTCTATTGTGAACCACACGCTGACTTGGCAGACCCTGATGGAGTAG